From Mytilus galloprovincialis chromosome 9, xbMytGall1.hap1.1, whole genome shotgun sequence, the proteins below share one genomic window:
- the LOC143045515 gene encoding lethal(2) giant larvae protein homolog 1-like isoform X4: MFKFLKKHPSKDSEEREKLKKELFGFKRCTEHGFINKPACMDYDPKLQLLAIGNKQGYIKILGQPGVEFCGELKSGASVNQLFFLSEEARLISLCGDNTITLWEINDKGENTILEDVKEFKFSAEESKFKNISVCCLTKNKEHLLIGTEIGNIFILDLKSFQLLDQIIYQDVVMQNVPDDFKVNPGAVEAIAVHPTNPDKVLIGYNRGLIVLWDNKNSNTDQTYNSTQQLESLCWHRNGEEFMSAHIDGSYIVWNASDSTTPKESALTPYGPFPCKAISKVEWKTSKSEPFIIFSGGMPRASYGDKHTISVMEGSNHVVFDFTSKVIDFITLGRADSVDEEDTSEHDDPHCLIVLLEEELIVIDLDSSQWPSFQNPYLNSLHSSPITCSHHVANVPDQLWQKIIDVGDSQAKNHSKREWPINGGKLKGAEGITKDLLLTGHEDGTVKFWDASGLSMKLLYSLSTATMFSVDFHPGEQNSPEVEEEWPPFRKVGIYDPFSDDPRLGIQKISMCPLSETCVIAGTAGQVLVLQMEREEREYETSSNTMNIVSDRDNFVWKGHEALKPRDGEVKYAAGFQPTAIIQLYPPAACTALAFHSEWQLMAAGTAHGFALFDYAQKKPVATRCTLNPDDMTGTSETPMSRRKSLKKSLRESFRRLRRRRSERRQDKAKPEQKTDEKEKKSDEGSSSPSKSRASPGASPEPRPVERQIEARNPEETIGSMVRCLYFANTFVTNGTDSAPSLWVGTNGGHVYIYTMTVPTEKRNESDVIAVIAKEIKLRHKAPVIHIAVVDGKSRVIPDALEVENERAKAADYSGSHHTVVICSEEQLKIFTLPHLKAKLKYKVTALDGSRIRKAAFINFRSKSDENYNEFDIACLTNLGDLSVYTVNSLRQQLVASALKREDITGISSFIFTKHGQGFYLLSSSEYARVTLSSRNVTEPNCMVELKEGMRPEPEPEPVVVVEPQKEEGEEKKALQDSTVVESTTLITSSETTVVTTTEETVTHTVTAGGDGPGNN, translated from the exons atgtttaaatttttgaagaAGCATCCCTCTAAGGATAGTGAGGAGAGAGAAAAATTGAAGAAAGAGTTGTTTGGATTCAAACGG tgcaCAGAACATGGATTTATTAACAAGCCAGCTTGTATGGACTATGATCCAAAACTTCAATTGCTAGCCATTGGAAACAAGCAAGGCTATATTAAAAT CCTCGGACAACCTGGTGTAGAATTCTGTGGTGAACTAAAGAGTGGAGCATCTGTCAACCAGTTATTTTTCTTATCAGAAGAG GCTCGCTTGATATCTCTCTGTGGAGACAACACTATCACATTATGGGAGATTAATGATAAAGGAGAGAATACAATTTTAGAAGAtgtaaaagaatttaaatttagTGCTGAAGAAAG taAATTCAAGAACATATCAGTATGTTGCTTAACCAAGAACAAAGAACACTTGTTGATTGGAACAGAAATAGGAAACATCTtcatattagatttaaaatcattcCAATTACTGGATCAAATCATTTATCAAGATGTTGTTATGCAGAA TGTTCCAGACGATTTTAAAGTAAATCCTGGTGCAGTTGAAGCAATAGCTGTACATCCTACAAATCCAGATAAG GTACTAATAGGATATAACAGAGGTCTGATTGTTCTGTGGGATAACAAAAACAGCAACACTGATCAGACATATAATTctacacag caATTGGAGTCCTTGTGTTGGCATAGAAATGGTGAAGAGTTTATGAGTGCTCATATTGATGGCAGTTACATTGTATGGAATGCATCTGATTCAACTACACCCAAAGAATCAGCTTTAACTCCTTATG GACCATTCCCTTGTAAGGCAATTAGCAAAGTTGAATGGAAAACATCTAAATC gGAACCTTTCATCATATTTTCGGGAGGAATGCCTCGTGCTAGCTATGGAGACAAACATACAATCAGTGTAATGGAAGGATCTAACCATGTTGTGTTTGATTTTACATCTAAAGTTATAGATTTCATCACACTAGGCCGAGCTGATAGTGTTGACGAGGAGGACACAAGTG AACACGATGATCCACATTGCTTGATAGTTTTACTGGAAGAAGAACTGATTGTAATAGATTTAGATTCTTCACAATGGCCATCTTTCCAGAATCCATATCTCAACAGCTTACATTCTTCACCAATCACTTGTTCACATCATGTCGCCAATGTTCCTGATCAACTCTGGcagaaaattattgatgttggAGACTCTCAAGCTAAAAACCATTCTAAAAGG GAATGGCCAATAAATGGAGGAAAACTGAAAGGAGCTGAAGGAATAACTAAAGATTTATTACTCACAGG ACATGAAGATGGTACAGTTAAGTTTTGGGATGCTTCAGGATTATCTATGAAATTGTTGTACTCGTTATCAACAGCTACCATGTTCAGTGTGGACTTCCATCCTGGAGAACAGAACTCTCCTGAAGTGGAAGAAGAATGGCCACCATTCAGAAAG GTTGGAATATATGATCCATTCAGTGATGATCCTAGATTAGGCATTCAGAAAATCTCCATGTGTCCTCTGAGTGAAACTTGTGTGATAGCAGGAACTGCTGGCCAAGTTTTGGTGTTACAGATGGAAAGAGAGGAACGTGAATATGAAACATCGAGCAATACTATGAACATTGTTAGTGATCGTGATAATTTTGTATGGAAAGGACATGAAGCATTGAAACCACGGGATGGAGAAGTGAAGTACGCTGCAGGATTTCAGCCAACAGCAATAATACAATTATATCCACCAGCAGCTTGTACAGCTCTGGCTTTCCATTCAGAATGGCAGTT AATGGCAGCTGGAACAGCCCATGGCTTTGCACTATTTGATTATGCTCAAAAGAAACCAGTAGCAACCAGGTGTACCCTAAATCCAGATG ACATGACAGGAACATCAGAAACACCAATGTCTAGAAGGAAATCTTTAAAGAAATCACTGCGAGAATCATTCCGTAGATTGAGGAGGAGGAGATCTGAAAGAAGACAAGATAAAGCTAAACCTGAACAAAAAAC tgatgaaaaagaaaagaaatcagATGAAGGAAGTTCATCACCATCTAAAAGTAGAGCCTCCCCTGGAGCTTCACCAGAACCACGTCCTGTAGAAAGACAAATAGAGGCTAGAAATCCAGAAGAAACCATAGGGTCTATGGTTAGGTGTTTATATTTCGCAAATACTTTCGTAACAAATG GTACAGATAGTGCTCCCTCATTATGGGTAGGAACAAATGGTGGCcatgtttatatttatacaatgacaGTTCCAACAGAGAAAAGAAATGAATCAGATGTGATAGCAGTTATCGCTAAGGAAATTAAATTAAGACATAAAGCACCTGTTATACACATAGCTGTTGTGGATGGTAAATCACGTGTCATACCAGATGCACTGGAAGTAGAGAATGAACGAGCTAAAGCTGCAGATTACTCAGGATCACATCATACAGTAGTCATCTGTTCTGAAGAACAACTAAAA ATTTTTACATTACCAcatttgaaggctaaattaaagTACAAAGTAACAGCTTTAGATGGTTCTAGAATTAGAAAAGCAGCTTTTATTAATTTTAGGAGTAAAAGTG ATGAAAATTATAATGAATTTGACATAGCCTGTTTAACCAATTTAGGAGATTTAAGTGTATATACTGTTAATTCATTAAGGCAGCAATTAGTAGCATCAGCTCTCAAGAGAGAAGATATAAC AGGAATTTCATCATTCATTTTTACCAAGCATGGTCAGGGATTTTACTTATTATCATCATCAGAGTATGCCAGAGTGACATTATCATCACGGAATGTTACAGAGCCTAACTGTATGGTAGAGCTAAAAGAAGGAATGCGACCTGAGCCTGAACCTGAACCTGTAGTTGTTGTTGAACCTCAGAAGGAAGAGGGAGAGGAGAAAAAAGC
- the LOC143045515 gene encoding lethal(2) giant larvae protein homolog 1-like isoform X3 encodes MFKFLKKHPSKDSEEREKLKKELFGFKRCTEHGFINKPACMDYDPKLQLLAIGNKQGYIKILGQPGVEFCGELKSGASVNQLFFLSEEARLISLCGDNTITLWEINDKGENTILEDVKEFKFSAEESKFKNISVCCLTKNKEHLLIGTEIGNIFILDLKSFQLLDQIIYQDVVMQNVPDDFKVNPGAVEAIAVHPTNPDKVLIGYNRGLIVLWDNKNSNTDQTYNSTQQLESLCWHRNGEEFMSAHIDGSYIVWNASDSTTPKESALTPYGPFPCKAISKVEWKTSKSEPFIIFSGGMPRASYGDKHTISVMEGSNHVVFDFTSKVIDFITLGRADSVDEEDTSEHDDPHCLIVLLEEELIVIDLDSSQWPSFQNPYLNSLHSSPITCSHHVANVPDQLWQKIIDVGDSQAKNHSKREWPINGGKLKGAEGITKDLLLTGHEDGTVKFWDASGLSMKLLYSLSTATMFSVDFHPGEQNSPEVEEEWPPFRKVGIYDPFSDDPRLGIQKISMCPLSETCVIAGTAGQVLVLQMEREEREYETSSNTMNIVSDRDNFVWKGHEALKPRDGEVKYAAGFQPTAIIQLYPPAACTALAFHSEWQLMAAGTAHGFALFDYAQKKPVATRCTLNPDDMTGTSETPMSRRKSLKKSLRESFRRLRRRRSERRQDKAKPEQKTDEKEKKSDEGSSSPSKSRASPGASPEPRPVERQIEARNPEETIGSMVRCLYFANTFVTNGTDSAPSLWVGTNGGHVYIYTMTVPTEKRNESDVIAVIAKEIKLRHKAPVIHIAVVDGKSRVIPDALEVENERAKAADYSGSHHTVVICSEEQLKIFTLPHLKAKLKYKVTALDGSRIRKAAFINFRSKSDENYNEFDIACLTNLGDLSVYTVNSLRQQLVASALKREDITGISSFIFTKHGQGFYLLSSSEYARVTLSSRNVTEPNCMVELKEGMRPEPEPEPVVVVEPQKEEGEEKKAEDGGLTPEDRYNSGDIAEALNESQLNDSQANTTVEGEVTQDSIQVLQDSTVVESTTLITSSETTVVTTTEETVTHTVTAGGDGPGNN; translated from the exons atgtttaaatttttgaagaAGCATCCCTCTAAGGATAGTGAGGAGAGAGAAAAATTGAAGAAAGAGTTGTTTGGATTCAAACGG tgcaCAGAACATGGATTTATTAACAAGCCAGCTTGTATGGACTATGATCCAAAACTTCAATTGCTAGCCATTGGAAACAAGCAAGGCTATATTAAAAT CCTCGGACAACCTGGTGTAGAATTCTGTGGTGAACTAAAGAGTGGAGCATCTGTCAACCAGTTATTTTTCTTATCAGAAGAG GCTCGCTTGATATCTCTCTGTGGAGACAACACTATCACATTATGGGAGATTAATGATAAAGGAGAGAATACAATTTTAGAAGAtgtaaaagaatttaaatttagTGCTGAAGAAAG taAATTCAAGAACATATCAGTATGTTGCTTAACCAAGAACAAAGAACACTTGTTGATTGGAACAGAAATAGGAAACATCTtcatattagatttaaaatcattcCAATTACTGGATCAAATCATTTATCAAGATGTTGTTATGCAGAA TGTTCCAGACGATTTTAAAGTAAATCCTGGTGCAGTTGAAGCAATAGCTGTACATCCTACAAATCCAGATAAG GTACTAATAGGATATAACAGAGGTCTGATTGTTCTGTGGGATAACAAAAACAGCAACACTGATCAGACATATAATTctacacag caATTGGAGTCCTTGTGTTGGCATAGAAATGGTGAAGAGTTTATGAGTGCTCATATTGATGGCAGTTACATTGTATGGAATGCATCTGATTCAACTACACCCAAAGAATCAGCTTTAACTCCTTATG GACCATTCCCTTGTAAGGCAATTAGCAAAGTTGAATGGAAAACATCTAAATC gGAACCTTTCATCATATTTTCGGGAGGAATGCCTCGTGCTAGCTATGGAGACAAACATACAATCAGTGTAATGGAAGGATCTAACCATGTTGTGTTTGATTTTACATCTAAAGTTATAGATTTCATCACACTAGGCCGAGCTGATAGTGTTGACGAGGAGGACACAAGTG AACACGATGATCCACATTGCTTGATAGTTTTACTGGAAGAAGAACTGATTGTAATAGATTTAGATTCTTCACAATGGCCATCTTTCCAGAATCCATATCTCAACAGCTTACATTCTTCACCAATCACTTGTTCACATCATGTCGCCAATGTTCCTGATCAACTCTGGcagaaaattattgatgttggAGACTCTCAAGCTAAAAACCATTCTAAAAGG GAATGGCCAATAAATGGAGGAAAACTGAAAGGAGCTGAAGGAATAACTAAAGATTTATTACTCACAGG ACATGAAGATGGTACAGTTAAGTTTTGGGATGCTTCAGGATTATCTATGAAATTGTTGTACTCGTTATCAACAGCTACCATGTTCAGTGTGGACTTCCATCCTGGAGAACAGAACTCTCCTGAAGTGGAAGAAGAATGGCCACCATTCAGAAAG GTTGGAATATATGATCCATTCAGTGATGATCCTAGATTAGGCATTCAGAAAATCTCCATGTGTCCTCTGAGTGAAACTTGTGTGATAGCAGGAACTGCTGGCCAAGTTTTGGTGTTACAGATGGAAAGAGAGGAACGTGAATATGAAACATCGAGCAATACTATGAACATTGTTAGTGATCGTGATAATTTTGTATGGAAAGGACATGAAGCATTGAAACCACGGGATGGAGAAGTGAAGTACGCTGCAGGATTTCAGCCAACAGCAATAATACAATTATATCCACCAGCAGCTTGTACAGCTCTGGCTTTCCATTCAGAATGGCAGTT AATGGCAGCTGGAACAGCCCATGGCTTTGCACTATTTGATTATGCTCAAAAGAAACCAGTAGCAACCAGGTGTACCCTAAATCCAGATG ACATGACAGGAACATCAGAAACACCAATGTCTAGAAGGAAATCTTTAAAGAAATCACTGCGAGAATCATTCCGTAGATTGAGGAGGAGGAGATCTGAAAGAAGACAAGATAAAGCTAAACCTGAACAAAAAAC tgatgaaaaagaaaagaaatcagATGAAGGAAGTTCATCACCATCTAAAAGTAGAGCCTCCCCTGGAGCTTCACCAGAACCACGTCCTGTAGAAAGACAAATAGAGGCTAGAAATCCAGAAGAAACCATAGGGTCTATGGTTAGGTGTTTATATTTCGCAAATACTTTCGTAACAAATG GTACAGATAGTGCTCCCTCATTATGGGTAGGAACAAATGGTGGCcatgtttatatttatacaatgacaGTTCCAACAGAGAAAAGAAATGAATCAGATGTGATAGCAGTTATCGCTAAGGAAATTAAATTAAGACATAAAGCACCTGTTATACACATAGCTGTTGTGGATGGTAAATCACGTGTCATACCAGATGCACTGGAAGTAGAGAATGAACGAGCTAAAGCTGCAGATTACTCAGGATCACATCATACAGTAGTCATCTGTTCTGAAGAACAACTAAAA ATTTTTACATTACCAcatttgaaggctaaattaaagTACAAAGTAACAGCTTTAGATGGTTCTAGAATTAGAAAAGCAGCTTTTATTAATTTTAGGAGTAAAAGTG ATGAAAATTATAATGAATTTGACATAGCCTGTTTAACCAATTTAGGAGATTTAAGTGTATATACTGTTAATTCATTAAGGCAGCAATTAGTAGCATCAGCTCTCAAGAGAGAAGATATAAC AGGAATTTCATCATTCATTTTTACCAAGCATGGTCAGGGATTTTACTTATTATCATCATCAGAGTATGCCAGAGTGACATTATCATCACGGAATGTTACAGAGCCTAACTGTATGGTAGAGCTAAAAGAAGGAATGCGACCTGAGCCTGAACCTGAACCTGTAGTTGTTGTTGAACCTCAGAAGGAAGAGGGAGAGGAGAAAAAAGC
- the LOC143045515 gene encoding lethal(2) giant larvae protein homolog 1-like isoform X2: protein MFKFLKKHPSKDSEEREKLKKELFGFKRCTEHGFINKPACMDYDPKLQLLAIGNKQGYIKILGQPGVEFCGELKSGASVNQLFFLSEEARLISLCGDNTITLWEINDKGENTILEDVKEFKFSAEESKFKNISVCCLTKNKEHLLIGTEIGNIFILDLKSFQLLDQIIYQDVVMQNVPDDFKVNPGAVEAIAVHPTNPDKVLIGYNRGLIVLWDNKNSNTDQTYNSTQQLESLCWHRNGEEFMSAHIDGSYIVWNASDSTTPKESALTPYGPFPCKAISKVEWKTSKSEPFIIFSGGMPRASYGDKHTISVMEGSNHVVFDFTSKVIDFITLGRADSVDEEDTSEHDDPHCLIVLLEEELIVIDLDSSQWPSFQNPYLNSLHSSPITCSHHVANVPDQLWQKIIDVGDSQAKNHSKREWPINGGKLKGAEGITKDLLLTGHEDGTVKFWDASGLSMKLLYSLSTATMFSVDFHPGEQNSPEVEEEWPPFRKVGIYDPFSDDPRLGIQKISMCPLSETCVIAGTAGQVLVLQMEREEREYETSSNTMNIVSDRDNFVWKGHEALKPRDGEVKYAAGFQPTAIIQLYPPAACTALAFHSEWQLMAAGTAHGFALFDYAQKKPVATRCTLNPDDMTGTSETPMSRRKSLKKSLRESFRRLRRRRSERRQDKAKPEQKTDEKEKKSDEGSSSPSKSRASPGASPEPRPVERQIEARNPEETIGSMVRCLYFANTFVTNGTDSAPSLWVGTNGGHVYIYTMTVPTEKRNESDVIAVIAKEIKLRHKAPVIHIAVVDGKSRVIPDALEVENERAKAADYSGSHHTVVICSEEQLKIFTLPHLKAKLKYKVTALDGSRIRKAAFINFRSKSDENYNEFDIACLTNLGDLSVYTVNSLRQQLVASALKREDITGISSFIFTKHGQGFYLLSSSEYARVTLSSRNVTEPNCMVELKEGMRPEPEPEPVVVVEPQKEEGEEKKALQDSTVVESTTLITSSETTVVTTTEETVTHTVTAGGDGPESVNVDDDTKSTQPIVTTTTQVITDVNEVHDKIVELKITEDDAALAKKNLQEAEQIISTEAPVVS, encoded by the exons atgtttaaatttttgaagaAGCATCCCTCTAAGGATAGTGAGGAGAGAGAAAAATTGAAGAAAGAGTTGTTTGGATTCAAACGG tgcaCAGAACATGGATTTATTAACAAGCCAGCTTGTATGGACTATGATCCAAAACTTCAATTGCTAGCCATTGGAAACAAGCAAGGCTATATTAAAAT CCTCGGACAACCTGGTGTAGAATTCTGTGGTGAACTAAAGAGTGGAGCATCTGTCAACCAGTTATTTTTCTTATCAGAAGAG GCTCGCTTGATATCTCTCTGTGGAGACAACACTATCACATTATGGGAGATTAATGATAAAGGAGAGAATACAATTTTAGAAGAtgtaaaagaatttaaatttagTGCTGAAGAAAG taAATTCAAGAACATATCAGTATGTTGCTTAACCAAGAACAAAGAACACTTGTTGATTGGAACAGAAATAGGAAACATCTtcatattagatttaaaatcattcCAATTACTGGATCAAATCATTTATCAAGATGTTGTTATGCAGAA TGTTCCAGACGATTTTAAAGTAAATCCTGGTGCAGTTGAAGCAATAGCTGTACATCCTACAAATCCAGATAAG GTACTAATAGGATATAACAGAGGTCTGATTGTTCTGTGGGATAACAAAAACAGCAACACTGATCAGACATATAATTctacacag caATTGGAGTCCTTGTGTTGGCATAGAAATGGTGAAGAGTTTATGAGTGCTCATATTGATGGCAGTTACATTGTATGGAATGCATCTGATTCAACTACACCCAAAGAATCAGCTTTAACTCCTTATG GACCATTCCCTTGTAAGGCAATTAGCAAAGTTGAATGGAAAACATCTAAATC gGAACCTTTCATCATATTTTCGGGAGGAATGCCTCGTGCTAGCTATGGAGACAAACATACAATCAGTGTAATGGAAGGATCTAACCATGTTGTGTTTGATTTTACATCTAAAGTTATAGATTTCATCACACTAGGCCGAGCTGATAGTGTTGACGAGGAGGACACAAGTG AACACGATGATCCACATTGCTTGATAGTTTTACTGGAAGAAGAACTGATTGTAATAGATTTAGATTCTTCACAATGGCCATCTTTCCAGAATCCATATCTCAACAGCTTACATTCTTCACCAATCACTTGTTCACATCATGTCGCCAATGTTCCTGATCAACTCTGGcagaaaattattgatgttggAGACTCTCAAGCTAAAAACCATTCTAAAAGG GAATGGCCAATAAATGGAGGAAAACTGAAAGGAGCTGAAGGAATAACTAAAGATTTATTACTCACAGG ACATGAAGATGGTACAGTTAAGTTTTGGGATGCTTCAGGATTATCTATGAAATTGTTGTACTCGTTATCAACAGCTACCATGTTCAGTGTGGACTTCCATCCTGGAGAACAGAACTCTCCTGAAGTGGAAGAAGAATGGCCACCATTCAGAAAG GTTGGAATATATGATCCATTCAGTGATGATCCTAGATTAGGCATTCAGAAAATCTCCATGTGTCCTCTGAGTGAAACTTGTGTGATAGCAGGAACTGCTGGCCAAGTTTTGGTGTTACAGATGGAAAGAGAGGAACGTGAATATGAAACATCGAGCAATACTATGAACATTGTTAGTGATCGTGATAATTTTGTATGGAAAGGACATGAAGCATTGAAACCACGGGATGGAGAAGTGAAGTACGCTGCAGGATTTCAGCCAACAGCAATAATACAATTATATCCACCAGCAGCTTGTACAGCTCTGGCTTTCCATTCAGAATGGCAGTT AATGGCAGCTGGAACAGCCCATGGCTTTGCACTATTTGATTATGCTCAAAAGAAACCAGTAGCAACCAGGTGTACCCTAAATCCAGATG ACATGACAGGAACATCAGAAACACCAATGTCTAGAAGGAAATCTTTAAAGAAATCACTGCGAGAATCATTCCGTAGATTGAGGAGGAGGAGATCTGAAAGAAGACAAGATAAAGCTAAACCTGAACAAAAAAC tgatgaaaaagaaaagaaatcagATGAAGGAAGTTCATCACCATCTAAAAGTAGAGCCTCCCCTGGAGCTTCACCAGAACCACGTCCTGTAGAAAGACAAATAGAGGCTAGAAATCCAGAAGAAACCATAGGGTCTATGGTTAGGTGTTTATATTTCGCAAATACTTTCGTAACAAATG GTACAGATAGTGCTCCCTCATTATGGGTAGGAACAAATGGTGGCcatgtttatatttatacaatgacaGTTCCAACAGAGAAAAGAAATGAATCAGATGTGATAGCAGTTATCGCTAAGGAAATTAAATTAAGACATAAAGCACCTGTTATACACATAGCTGTTGTGGATGGTAAATCACGTGTCATACCAGATGCACTGGAAGTAGAGAATGAACGAGCTAAAGCTGCAGATTACTCAGGATCACATCATACAGTAGTCATCTGTTCTGAAGAACAACTAAAA ATTTTTACATTACCAcatttgaaggctaaattaaagTACAAAGTAACAGCTTTAGATGGTTCTAGAATTAGAAAAGCAGCTTTTATTAATTTTAGGAGTAAAAGTG ATGAAAATTATAATGAATTTGACATAGCCTGTTTAACCAATTTAGGAGATTTAAGTGTATATACTGTTAATTCATTAAGGCAGCAATTAGTAGCATCAGCTCTCAAGAGAGAAGATATAAC AGGAATTTCATCATTCATTTTTACCAAGCATGGTCAGGGATTTTACTTATTATCATCATCAGAGTATGCCAGAGTGACATTATCATCACGGAATGTTACAGAGCCTAACTGTATGGTAGAGCTAAAAGAAGGAATGCGACCTGAGCCTGAACCTGAACCTGTAGTTGTTGTTGAACCTCAGAAGGAAGAGGGAGAGGAGAAAAAAGC